The nucleotide sequence CAATTGCTATGAAGCACTATTATCTGAAGGGATTATACCTATTGCAAATGAAGATGATGCAGTTTCTGTAACGATGTCTATGTTCTCAGATAATGATGAATTGGCTAGTTTGGTAGCAGAACTTATTGGAGCAGATGCGTTAATAATTTTGAGTGACACTGATGGCCTTTATACAGGACATCCTGACCATGCAGATTCAGAAAAACTTAATAACGTACAGGTAGATGAGAATGTAGAGAAATACGTTCAGGCATCAGATAAAGGTGAAGGTGAAGGCCGTGGAGGTATGGAATCTAAAATTAAGATCGCCAAAGATACTGCCGCGAAGAATATCCCAACCTTTATAGCAAATGGTAAGAGAAAGAATGTAATTCTCGATATAGTGAATGGGAAGAAAGTAGGAACAAAGTTCACGAAGTAAGAAAAATAGAAAGTGAAAAATTTATAAAAATTTTAGAATGAAGTTGATAAACACAGAGACTAAGAATAACGTTTTAAGATCTATGATGAGAATTTTAGATACAAAACGCGAAGATATAATTAAAGCAAACAAAGAAGATCTTGAAGCCTTCGGAGAAAACGAAGGTGCCATGTACGACAGGTTGATAGTTAACGATAAAAAAGTTGATGGAATGATACAATCTGTGAAAGAAGTGATGGAGCAGGAAGATCCTGTAGGGCAGGTAATAGAACATCGTAAACTAGATACCGGGTTGGATATCACTAATAAAACAGCACCTTTTGGAAATATCATGATTATTTATGAATCCAGACCAGATGTTACTATAGAGGCCGCTGTGCTTGCTTTTAAAGCAAATAATAAGATCTTTCTTAAAGGTGGTAAAGAAGCAATAAAGAGCAACGAGATCTTGGAGCAATGCTGGCATGAAGCTTTAGAAGAAAATAACCTCAGCAAAGATTGGATAAAATTACTTCATCTAGATCGAGCTCAAACTCAGGAGTTTCTTAAAAATCCACCCGAACAATTAGATCTAATTGTACCTAGAGGTGGAGAACGTTTAATAGGTTTTGTTAAAGAACATGCTACAGGGGCTGTATTGGTAAGTGGAAGAGGAAATAACTTCTTATATGTTTCTAAGGATGCTGATTTTGAAGTTGCTAAAAAAGTGATCCTAAATGCTAAAACAGATAAGATCTCCGGATGTAATGCTTTGGATAAAGTTCTTATTGATGTGAATATTGATGATTATGAAAATAAACTGAAAGAACTTCAGAAAATGTTGAATGATCATCAGGTGCATATTTTGGCAGATGATGCTGTATCTGATATATTAACTGAAGAAGATAAAATTCCTGGGGACGATACATGGTATGAAGAATTTCTAGCTATGAAGATCGTCTTAGGAAGTATAGATGGACTTAACAGTGCCATAGATAAGATCAACAAATATTCTGGTGGACACTCTGCAGTTATCATTACTAAAGATAATGAGGAAGCAGTAGAATTTATGGAACAGGTAGACAGTGCTGCTGTATATCAAAATGCCTCTACAAGATTTACAGATGGAGGTCAAATGGGAGTAGGAGCAGAACTAGCCATTAGTACAGATAAGCTACACCACAGGGGGCCGCTAGGTCTAAAACAATTGGTAACCAATAAATATTATGTTCTGGGAAATGGACATATTAGAGAATAACCAACTAACGTTATATAATATAAAAAGAGGCGCTAATTGGCGCCTCTTTTTTTTGTTGTTTTTAGTTTAAAATTAGTATTTCAGGATCTTTAAAACTTCACTTTCAAAGTTCTCACCTTTAATTCTCACAAAGTATATTCCTGTACGATATCTACTTAGATTGATATTGGTATCTATAGTTCCTTTTTTAATTTTTACCGCATCTTGCATAACTACATTTCCTCTAAAGTCATATAAATATAAAGTGGCTTGTGCTTCTATACTAGCAGTAATTCTAATAGTACTTTGGCCTCTAGTTGGGTTTGGTGATGCAACCACTTTCTCCACCACTACCTCTAGCTGGTTGTCTGAGCATGATCCTAATTTACCACCATTTCTTAAGAATGCAGGTACTGCATTTTTTGAGACACAGAAAGCTTTTCCTTTATAACAAACCTGAACTTTTTGATTCCATTTATTGTTTCCACAAGTTATATCTTCTACCGTAACAGTAACTTCACCAGTAACAGAACATCCCGATACATCTGTAACTTCTAGAGAATATGTAGTAGTTTCAGATGGACAAACAGTTATGGTTTTTGAAGTATCTCCTGTATTCCATAGATACGTATATTCACCTCTCCCACCAGTAACAGAAACTGCTTCAATGCTAGTACATGTGGTATCATATCCAGAATATACTACTACATCTTTAGTCATTTCCAATTCTAAAGCTGGTCCTTCTTCAACTACTACTTCAGCATTAACAGAATTTGATAATGCATCTGTAATCACAACCGTATACGTTCCCGCTACTAAACTGGTAGCTGTTTGGGTTGTTTGCCCATCACTCCAAACATAGGTATAAGGAGCAACTCCACCTTCTACATTTACAGTTGCAGAACCTGTGGCGGTTCCATTACAAGTAACATTTGATGCTTCTATAGATGCAACCTGAACACTTTTTAGAATCATTCTTACAGAGACAGGAAAATGGTCTGATGCTGTAGTAGTAAAATCACTATTAAAATATTCGTAATGTACCCGTGCACTTCCATCCACATAATTATTTGTAAGCTCATTAGAGACAGCTATATGATCTATCATATTCTCTCTAAAAGCATAAGATCTAAAACCTTGAGCACTAAGAACAGCTGTTAAGATATCGTAGTTCTGAGTATCCTGAACAAAAGCGTTATAAGTGGTTACTGTAGTATTTACATTATCTGCAACGGTAACATCTACATCATCGTTATAATCTCCTAAAATAATAATATTCTTATCTGAATAGTAAGTATCTAATGAATCTTTCAATACTTCCACATCATACTTTCTCATATCATATCTAGACTGTGAGTTGGTACTTCCATTTGCTCTTGCATGTAATTCAACAAAATTGATGGTTTTAGTTTGCCCATTTAAAGTAACATCTGCTTCCATCATAAATGGCAATCTCCCACTTGCGTAAAATCTATCTGGAGTTTCTGGATAATCTGCTAAAAGAGATCCATCACCATCATAAAATGGATGTACCGACGTGAACATTGCTCTTGTAGATTTTACCGAAACTACATCTGTTCTATAGATAAATCCAACTTTTTGACCGCCTGGTGAATCTGGATAAGAGGTTGCATTAGATAATACATAATCATATCCTTCCATTTCAGAAACCATTTCTCCAAAAAGAACATCGTCTGAGATCTCTTCAACACCAATAACATCTGCTTCAAGATCTAAGAGAATCGCTTTTACGCGTTCCTTTTGAACAGCGTCTGAGTCTGGAGAACCCTTGGCAGGAGAATTTCCTTCGTCACCAAACCACTCTATGTTCCATGCTACAACATCAAAAGTAAGATCTCTTGAAATATCAGAATCAGATCCAGTATTGTCATAAACATCTGCACATGGAAGGTCTGTAGACAATCTTGGTAATAATTGGAAAATCTGATTATATCTACCCACTACTCCAATAACTTCGGAACATGATGCTGGCATTTGCTTTCCTATCAAACCACTTACGTCTGCATCTAGTCTTAATTCTCCATTACCAGAATCATCAGTAACTACATAGTTCTCATTACCAAAGATCAAACTACCTGATCCAGAAAATGTTACATCTGAAATACGTACCAATTCTCCGGGGTGCTGACTAAGTTCTGCTACGGTAATATCTAAAGGTATTATAGGTGCATCTGCAACTCCCTCAAAATCTACGCGCGCTACAGGACTAATTTGGATCTGCCCGTTGTAACTGCTTTTTGTTCCTGTAACGGTAATTTTATCTCCAATATTAAAAGTTCCATCTCCGTGAACCATACCATCAAAAATTGCAACACCACCAGTAACATCTTGTAAGTATGCAGAACCTCTAAATTGATCGCTTACTGTAAGGGTTCCTGTAATAGTAACGGTGGTTCCATCTAGAGCATTTCTAGCTTCTAAGATTGTGATCAATTCTGTTTGTGGAGCTAAAGCTCCGTTCTCTGTGCCCGGTGTAGGGTCTGTAGCTACATAATTAGCTGTATTTTTTACTCCACCTTCCCCATTCGGGATTCTTTGTAAGGAATGTATTCCTTGATTCCCAGCTGCATTTTCATCTGCCTGTAATTGTCCTTCATTTAAAAGTACAATAAGTTCTTCATCCTGAGGATCATCGGTACCATATACCAAAGCGTCTACTAAATTATCTGTGCTAATTGCAGAACCATTCGGAAAATTGGTAGCTGAAGTTTGATAAACTGCAACGGCATCTGCACCATTCTGAAAGGTATTATTTGCAACTACCATATTCACGTTGGCAACATCTGCATTACCCATAACAAAATACCCCTCTGCATTGGTAAGTTGCCCTGCAAGATCTATTGTATTATAACTTAGATCATTATTACCATTATAAAGAACAACGATAAATCCGTCTAAAGGAGTATTCCCTTTTCCTCCATCGTATAGTTCTAAAAATTCCTGAGTGTCTGATCCTGGAGTATCTGCATCTAGCTCGTTTATCACCAAAGAAACCGGCTCTAAAATATTAGTGTTCGGTTTTCCTGGCGTTGGAAGTGCCTGCGTATAGGTATCAGTGTTTCTTACTCCACCAGAACCATTTGGAAATCTTTGAGAAGAATGCGCATCTTTATTTCCATTCCCATCTTCATTAATTTGAGACTGTCCTTCATTTAATAATACTAACAATCCTGCATCATCTGCATCATTAGTATCATAGACTAGTGCGTCTAGTAAATTATCTGTACTAATTGCGGTTCCATTTGGAAAATCTGCTGCAGATCCTTCAAAAAGTGCTACTGCATCTGCTCCGTTTTGAAGTCCGTTGCTATTAAATTGTAAGCTTACGTTTTCCACATCTGCATTTCCTAGAACGAAATATCCATTTGCATCTGTGCTATAACTAGAAAGATCGATGGCATTATAGCTTAGATCATTAGATCCGTTATAAAATACCAATACTTTCCCATCCAAAGAACTGTTACCAGCACCTCCATCATATAATTCTATAAACTCCAGAACATCTGTCCCTTCTGTATCTGCATCTACTTCATTAATTACAATAGTTGGTGGTACTACTTCTCCCCCAAAATCCTGACCGGTATTAACGGCATTGTAAGTATTGGATGCAGCAGGTTGCCATGTAAAATTTTGATACTCTTGTCCGCGTCCGGAAAGTTGTAATGAAAAACCAGCTTCTGGAGCAGGGTCTTCTTTTACACCAATATCTGTACTCTCAAGTCCGCTAGCTACACCTGCTGTGGCAGTAAGTACACCTTCATAACTTAAGAATTGCACTACTTCTAAATTATTCACTAAAGCAAATCCATCTGGAGATCCATTTTGCAATCCTGAAATTGGGAAAAATATGGTTCCAAAGCCTCCTTGAAGATCTGGTATAATTCCAGATAAATTGGTAGTTCCTGAAACTACTCCCCCATTTCCATTGTACTCTACAATGCTCCATCCATCTAGATTTGTACCTGCTGGCCCGGCAATCTCTATACCTTCTTCTATATCTCCACCTAGGTTATCGTAATGCAATTCATTAACGAAGACCGACTGCGCGATAAGGTTCCCAGTCATTAAAAATGAGACTATTAGCAGTCCCAAAAATTGTAATTTTTGTTTCATAATCATTTTTATTTTGGTGCTACAATAAAGGATTTTTTATTAAAACCTACTTTAAGTTTTTATTAACAGAAGGTTAACTCCTTGATTTTATTTTCAATTTTTATAGCAATAACAATGGTTTAAAACCAAAATTGGTGTAACATTTGGTGTATAACTTAGTCTTATTTAAAAACAACAAATTTTGTCTTAATGAAAAAAATAATATACTCTCTATCATTACTTTCTGTAATGTTTGGATGTAAAACCTCTCAAAAACTATCAACCATTACCCCTCAACCTGTAGTGGTGAAAATGGATCTTGTAAATGTTGTAGATGATCAGGTAAAAGTGACGGTAGATCCTGGAAAGTTCACAGAAGATCAAACCACATTCTATATTCCTAAAACTGTTCCTGGTACTTATAGTATAGATAATTATGGTGAGTTTATTGAAAACCTAAAAGCATATGACTATTTAGGGAATGAGCTATTAGTTGCTAAAACAGACGTAAATTCATGGTTAATAGATAATGCAACCCAATTAGACAAGGTCACCTATTACGTAAATGATTCTTTTGATATGGAAGGTGAAAAAGGAGTTTTCTCCCCTTCTGGAACTAATATAGATAAGGATAAGAATTTTATGCTGAACCTTCATGGGTTTGTGGGATACTTCAAGAATCTTACAGAACAACCTTATGAGTTACTAATTAAAAGACCAGAGGGACTTACTCCGGGTACATCTTTAATGGCGGCAAACTCTTCACCAGATAAAGTATCGCCTAAAACTATGGTAGATCTCTTTAAGGCTTCAAGGTATTTTGAAATTACAGATCAACCTATTATGTATGCAAAACCAGATACTGCCTACATAAATATAAAAGGGATGAGAGTTCTTCTAGATGTATATTCTCCAAATGGTGTTCATAGTGCCAAAGAGATAAAGCCAGAAATTGAGAAAATGGTTACAGCTCAAAAAAACTTTTTAGGAGATATAGATAAAACTGCTAATTATGCTATTATTCTTTATTTAGCAGACCCTAATCTATTAGATGCTAAAGGATATGGTGCTTTAGAACACCACACCTCTACAGTAGTAGTTTTACCCGAAACTATGCCTTTAGATAAGTTGAATCAATCTATGACAGATGTTGTTTCTCACGAGTTCTTTCATATACTTACTCCATTAAGTGTGCATTCAAATGAAATTCACTATTTCGATTATAATGACCCTAAGATGTCTGAGCATTTATGGATGTATGAGGGCGTAACAGAATATTTCGCAAATCTATTTCAGATCAATCAAGATCTTATCGGCAATGATGAATTTTATGGAAGAATTTCAGAAAAGATCGAAAGTTCAAAAAACTTTAATGACACCATTCCTTTTACAGTAATGAGTCGTAATATATTAGAAGAGCCTTATAAAAATGACTATTACAATGTTTATCAAAAAGGTGCGCTAATTGGAATGTCCTTAGATATTAAATTACGCGAATTGAGTGATGGTAAAACTGGTATCTTAGATCTTATGAGTAAGCTTAGCCAGAAATATGGTAAAGATACTCCATTTAAAGATGAAGAGCTAATTCCAACAATTGTATCACTTACCTATCCGGAGATTCAGGATTTCTTTGATACATACGTTAAGGGAACCACTCCAATCCCATACGAGGAATTTTTAGAAATTGTAGGTTTAGAATTTTCAGAACAGGAAATCGAAACCTCGTTCTTTATAAATGGTAGAGTACCTTATATAGATGGAAATCCAGAAAACATGAGTCTTTTCTTTAGAAAGGGAATTAAATTGAATTCATTTTTTAAAGAATTAGGAGTTGAAAATGGAGATGTGATCAAGACCGTTAACGGAGCATCTTATAATATTCAAAATGCTTATGATCTTGTTATGGCATCACAGAATTGGAAAGAAGGAGAAAACTTTACCATGGTTGTAGAAAGAGATGGAAAAGAAATTTCATTTCAAGGAAAGATATTTACTCCTAAAGATATGAAGGTAACTTTAGGCGCAAAAGAGCTTCCTGCAGATAGCAAAGCAGTAATGCTTAGAAAAGCTTGGTTAAAAGGATAAATTCTATATTGAGAACAAAAGGCGACAATTAGTACATTGTCGCCTTTTTTATTTTTAATCCTCAGGCTAAGACTCTCAGGTTCTTAGACAAGATCATTTAAATAATTTTAAAATTAATTTCCTATTTGTAAATTGAGGCTTTACATTTAGAGATTCTAACAAGTAACTACCTATGGAAATACCTATTTTAAAAGACATCGTAGTAATACTAGGGCTGTCTATTTTTATCATCTTGGTATTTCAAAAATTAAAGGTGCCCTCTTTACTCGGATTCTTGTTAGCCGGAATTATCGCCGGGCCACATGCTTTTAACCTTATTAGTTCCAGACATGAGGTAGAATTACTCTCAGAAATTGGGATCATTTTTCTATTATTCATTATCGGAATAGAACTCTCTTTAAAAGGGCTGGCTTCTATGAAGAAGATGATCTTATTGGGTGGTGGTGTTCAGGTTGGGGGAACTATTTTAATAACCGCAGCTATTGCTTATTTCTTCGGAATAGATATTAATAGCGGGATATTTCTTGGGTTCTTATTCTCTTTAAGTAGTACCGCCATAGTTCTAAAATTGTTTCAAGAAAGAGGAGAAGTTACCTCTCCTCACGGGAGAATTACAGTGGCCATATTAATATTCCAAGATATTATTGTAGTACCCATGATGCTTTTAACTCCATTATTAGCAGGAAAAGCAGAGAATATTTGGCTCACCATAGGCATCTTATTACTAAAGATCTTAGGAGTAGGTATCGTGATCTATCTTTTGGCTATTTATGTGGTGCCTAGAGTATTTAAAATGGTAGTGAAAACCAAAAATAGAGAACTTTTCATTCTAACTACAATCGTATTTTGCTTCGCTATAGCATGGTTAACATCTTCTGTAGGATTATCTTTAGCATTAGGCGCTTTCTTTGCGGGACTTATTATTTCAGAATCCGATTATAGCCATCAGGCCACAGCGAACGTGCTGCCATTTAGAGAAATATTTATAAGTTTCTTCTTCATTTCTGTTGGGTCTTTATTGAACTTAAAATTCTTTTTCAGCCACATTCACTGGATCTTATTATTGATTGTAGGGGTGATCTTGTTGAAAATGCTCATTATAGCTTTTACAGTGATATTGTTAAAATATCCTCCAAGAACCGTTTTTATGGTGGTATTTTCCATCTTTCAGGTAGGAGAATTCTCTCTTTTATTATCTACAGAAGGCTTAAAGAATGGATTGTTAGGAGAAAATTTATATCAATATTTCTTAGCCATCTCTATTATTACAATGGGACTTACCCCATTTATAATGAACTATGCAAATCAACTTACATATTATTTGGTTCGAATTCCCATCCCTACAGCCGTAAAACACAGATTGAATCATCTAAGAAAGAACGCTCCAAAAGAAGAAGTTCAAAAGGAAGCATTAAAAGATCATTTAGTAATAATTGGTTATGGTATTAATGGTAAGAATATTTCTAAAGCCGCCCGAAATACTAATATTCCATACACAATTGTAGACCTGGAACCGGAAGCATTTCAGGAAGCTAAGAAAAAAGAGGAGCCTATTACTTTTGGTGATGCAACCAACCCGGTAATTTTAAAACATTTAAATGTGCAGGAAGCTAGGGTGGTGGTAATTGCCATCTCAGACCCCGCGGCCACAAAGAAGATCATTCAGGCCGTAAGAGCTTTTACTCAAACTGCGTGTATCATTGTGAGAACTAGATACGTTAGAGAGATAGAAGATAATATTAGGCTTGGAGCAGATGAGGTAATACCGGAAGAGTTTGAAACTTCTATAGAAATCTTTAGTAGGGTGCTTAGAAAATATCTTATTCCTTTTGATGAGATCCAAAATTTCATCAATCAGGTTAGATCATCAGACTATGAAATGCTGACTAGCATAAAGGAAGGCCCGCACTCCCCATCCTATAAGCATTTAAATATTCCGAATAAAGAAATCGTAACCCTAAGTGTACAACAAGGAACCAACTCTGTAGTTGGCAAAACCATTGAAGGTGCCGGAATAGGACGAGATTACGGTGTAACTGTACTTGCCATTAAAAGAGATAAACACTATTTAACAGAGATTTCTCCAGATACCAAGATAGAACAGGGAGATCTGCTCTATATCTTTGGAGCCCCTAATAATATTAATAATCTTAATAAGATATTATCTCTGTAAAAAGATTTTTCGTGATATTCATCTAGAACTTATAATATACTATCTGTTGATATTAGTTGCCTATTTATCTAAATGGTATAGGTTAAAATAGATATATTTATTTTTGAAACAAACCAAATTAGATATCATGTCTATACTTCCAGACGATCTTGTACGCTATCAAAAGTTTATTGGCTTTATGCTAAAATATTGGAATAGCGATCTTTTAAACCATACAGCAAATTCTGCATTACAGGAAACTCAAGGAGATGAAAAGGTGATCGAAAAATTTGATCAGTCTCCAGAAGAATTAGTAGAAGACCTGAAAAATATGGGGCCAACCTATATCAAATTAGGGCAGTTACTATCTACAAGACCAGATTTGCTGCCAGATGCTTATCTCAAAGCATTAGCCACTTTACAAGACAATGTACCTCCAATTCTTTTCTCTGAAGTTCACAAATTGGTAGAAGAAGAAATTGGAAGTAGAATTTCTAAAGCCTTCAATACGTTTGAGGAAAAACCTATTGCTAGCGCCTCCATAGGGCAGGTACATAAAGCAACTTTAAAATCTGGAAAACCCGTAGCCGTAAAAATTCAGCGACCGGGAATTAGAAAGATGTTTCTGGATGATCTAGATACGCTAAAAGAAATAGCTGCTTTTGCAGTAAAGCATACCACCACCGGTAAAAAATATGCTTTTGATGAAGTTTTAGAAGAGTTAAGACATATATTATTACAAGAATTAGATTATAACAGAGAAGCTCAAAATTTGATAAGCTTAGGCAGAAATCTGAAAAATTTTAGCTTGCTCACTGTTCCCCAGCCTGTATTAGATTATTCTTCTTCCCGTGTACTTACCATGGAATTTATTGAGGGTAAAAAGATAACCAGCATTTCACCATTATACAGATTAGAAAATGATCTTTCACCTATGTTAGATCAATTGGTTGCGGCTTATTTACAGCAGATCATTACAGATGGTTTTGTACATGCAGATCCACACCCGGGAAATATTCATATCACAAAACAAGATACTATAGCCCTTATAGATCTGGGAATGGTTGCTAAGTTCACTCCTAATATTCAACAAAAGATCTTACAATTGCTAATAGCATTAAGCCATGATGATGGAGAAGCGACGGCAGATGTTCTTCTTAATATGAGTGAGATAAATGAAGATTCTAATGTTAAGACCTTCAAAAAAGTGATCAATCATTTAGTGGCAGACGGACAAAACCAGATGGCCAAGGATATGCAAACCGGAAAAATGCTTATTCAGATGAATAGAATTGCTGCAGATAATGGAATTCATATTTCTGTGGAAGTAAATATTCTAGGAAAGATCCTTTTAAACATGGATCAGATCATAGCTGTTCTAGATCCAGAATTTGACCTTCGGAAAGCCATACAAACTCATGTCCATAAGATAATGAGAGATAAAATGTATGACGAATTGAAACCGGAAAATATGTTCTCTATCTTATTAGAGTCAAAAAAGTTATCTGAAAACCTGCCGGAGCGATTAAATAAAATATCTCATAATCTGGCAAATAATGAATTTAGAATGAAGATTGATGCTATTGATGAAAGCAGGTTTACAGATGGTTTTCAAAAAGTAGCAAATAGAATTACATTAGGCCTTATAATAGCTGCAATGATAGTTGGTGCTGCTATGATGATGAAAGTACCTACCAATTTTACGCTCTTAGGTTATCCTGGGCTCGCTATAATTTTCTTTCTAATTGCTGCTATGGGTGGAATTGCATTAAGTTATATTATTATCTTCAAGGATGAAGGATACAAGCACAAGAAAAAATAATACTCCTCCATTAATATTTAAATAAATTACACGTTTATGAAATTTTATTATCTCCTATTTTTTACATTTTTTACTACCATTAGCTTTGCTCAAAAGGAATTGCCTGTAGATACTATGGTTGTTTCTAAGCATTCTGTAAATATTAATGGTAAGAATATAGCGTACACCACTCAAGCAGGAATGCAACCGGTATGGAACAAAGCCGGAAAAGCTGTTGCTGGTTTATTTTATACTTATTATAAAAAGGATAATGTTAAAAATCTAGAGAACAGACCTTTAGTAATTTCCTTTAATGGTGGGCCAGGTTCTGCTTCGGTATGGATGCACTTAGCATATACAGGCCCTAGAATTTTAAAAATAGATGATGAAGGTTTTCCGATTCAACCTTATGGGGTAAAAGAAAACCCCTATTCCATTCTTGATATTGCAGATATAGTTTATGTAAATCCAGTAAACACAGGCTATTCTAGATTTTTGCAGAACCAGATGGACAATATTGATAAAAAGGATTTTTTTGGTGTAAATGCCGATATTAAATATCTAGCTGAATGGATAAACACTTTTGTTTCAAGAAAGAATCGATGGTTATCTCCTAAATATTTAATTGGTGAAAGTTATGGAACCAATAGAGTGTCTGGATTAGCGTTAGAACTTCAAGAAGCTCAATGGATGTATCTTAATGGAGTAATTTTAGTTTCTCCTACAGAAA is from Gillisia sp. Hel1_33_143 and encodes:
- a CDS encoding ABC1 kinase family protein encodes the protein MKQTKLDIMSILPDDLVRYQKFIGFMLKYWNSDLLNHTANSALQETQGDEKVIEKFDQSPEELVEDLKNMGPTYIKLGQLLSTRPDLLPDAYLKALATLQDNVPPILFSEVHKLVEEEIGSRISKAFNTFEEKPIASASIGQVHKATLKSGKPVAVKIQRPGIRKMFLDDLDTLKEIAAFAVKHTTTGKKYAFDEVLEELRHILLQELDYNREAQNLISLGRNLKNFSLLTVPQPVLDYSSSRVLTMEFIEGKKITSISPLYRLENDLSPMLDQLVAAYLQQIITDGFVHADPHPGNIHITKQDTIALIDLGMVAKFTPNIQQKILQLLIALSHDDGEATADVLLNMSEINEDSNVKTFKKVINHLVADGQNQMAKDMQTGKMLIQMNRIAADNGIHISVEVNILGKILLNMDQIIAVLDPEFDLRKAIQTHVHKIMRDKMYDELKPENMFSILLESKKLSENLPERLNKISHNLANNEFRMKIDAIDESRFTDGFQKVANRITLGLIIAAMIVGAAMMMKVPTNFTLLGYPGLAIIFFLIAAMGGIALSYIIIFKDEGYKHKKK